Part of the Tribolium castaneum strain GA2 chromosome 4, icTriCast1.1, whole genome shotgun sequence genome is shown below.
GTTGCACAAGGAAAAGGAGCTGCTGGAGCAGAAACTGGACATGAGGAGAAAACAATTTCACGTGCTGGTGTCCAGCGCCAGCAAATTACAAGCAATGTTGGAGGAGTCAAACGAATATTGCCATAACGACAGTCTACTTGAGGATGTGGCGGACAGCACAGGCCCTGAACCCATGTCTGAATAATTTAAGTTGGTAAAAGTGACAATTACCACGGTTACTTAATTTATGTTAGAAAATCTGACAGTTACCATGGTTACATGTCATCAGCTATGTTATTTTAGGCGAATAAAAGCaagtacaaaaattatttgaatagttttattttaagcacCTTAGTCACATTTCTAATGGTTAGAGAAACTCTCGTGTCTCTTTTGACTTTATCGCCAATGGCGTATTGTTTCTCACAATTTAGTAAATTTGCACAGCCTTCATCAATAACATCAGTTTCAATTTCTCTAATGGAATGGAGGTATTTAGCGTACATGTCGTCTTTAATTACAACTAGACTACACCTTTCGAGAAGTAATTGGCAAACTTTAGCACGACTTTcgttattttctaaaaactcTAATACTGTATGAGAGCCACACGAAATGGTGGCAATAGTGGGATAAAACAGTGGCCCATCAGTGTGTGGCATTATGCCTTGGCCGGGAAGATATTCGTTGATTAATACTTGATTCGGTTTGTTTCCCTCAAAAACGTTCAATTGAGCGACTTTTTCCATGTATTTCGTCAACCAGTTTGGTATTGCTTCCGGAATCATGCCTTTCTCGTGGGGCACGCCCCCGTAGTCTTGCAGTCTTCGTTTGGACAAACACGTCCACTTTGGTTTGGGCACTGAatacacatttttcaaaatgtgggCCTCCTCTTCAGGTGTTACAAAATTTGGAATGTAGTAGACAGTCGGAGGGGCTTGTAACACTTGAAAACTGCTCAGATCCATCGAACACACAacagtaaaataaatacatgtAAGAATTTGGAACAGAAAAATGGGGCGGAGGGCTAAATCTAACTTCAATCACAACAGTTGACATACATTTGACATTTGGTTAACCTCAAAATCCTAAACTGTCATTGTGACAATTATGATTTGTTGTGCTGAaatgagttgtttttaattcatttaaacAGTGTCATGTCTTTGGTTAATATAGTTTTCCGTTCACGTAAATCCTCTTTGACAAAACTCCGCATTTTGAAGAATCTTAAAAAAGCGAGACACTTTTCGGTCGGTGCTTTAATTCACCAGAAAAATGACGAACACATTATGCATGTGTTTGATAGGAACACCAAGAGTTTGCAAAGGGAACGGGCGGCTTCCGCACAAGACGCCAATTTGtatgattatttgaaagaTGAAATTGGCTATCGACTAGCAGACAGGGTGTTTGATATCAAACGCAAGTTTAAACTGGCCGCAGACATTGGTGAGTTTAAGTTCATACAGGAAGAGGAAGGTTAAACCTAAATTAGGTTGCAGCAGGGGCTACGTGTCCAAACATATTTCACCAAAATGTATTGAAGAACTAATCTTATGTGATATGAACCGCTTTAATTTAGACAGTGTTCAAGTACAAGAGGGTATTAAAGTTAGGAAACAAGTACTAGATGAGGAACACATTGAGGTGATTGAAATTTCCTGATCAAAGTAGTCTCcgactttaaaattaataagttggCGACAATGACGCCCTTGTCAGCATACTCATGTTGCCAACCTATTAATTTCAATGTCTCAGCTACGGATCTCTAAATGTTAGGATATCAAACGAAGTACAAGTAATAAGTTCcttgatagttccgttaatgtcgccagagagcggcAGTTGTTCCATTGTAAAGTTTAACCCTGCATTTTTTACAAGTTATTAGGGAGTTGGTTTGATTTAAATCCTGCAAGTTTGTATCTCGTTTAGTCTCCTAGCCATAATCCTCTGTAACTGgtttaaaatatattacattCAGTTTGAGCCAAACTCCCTTGATCTGGTTATATCAAGTTTGAGTTTGCATTGGGTGAACGATTTGCCGAACgcttttaagcaaattttaaaatcgctTAAGGAGGATGGTGTTCTTCTTGCGGCGGTTTTTGGAGGAGATACTTTATATGAGTTGAGATCTTCCCTCCAGTTGGCTGAATTAGAGCGTCGTGGAGGCATTTCTCCTCACATATCTCCATTTACCGAAGTTAGAGATATTGGCAATTTGTTGACAAGGGCTGGCTTCACAATGCTCACTATTGACACTGATGAAATTGTTGTGAATTATCCTACTTTGTTTGAATTAATGTGGGACCTTAAAGGTTAGGGTGATTATACCGGGTGACTATTATCACAGTGTTTCCAATATAGTATTTTGTACAAACTGTTATAGTCACCCGgtgtattattattgtttttataatgtGAGTTTTTAGGAATGGCAGAGAGTAATGCTGCTATTAATAGGTCGCTTCATTTGCACCGAGAGACTCAGTTTGCTGCAGCAGCAATTTACCAACAACTTTACGGTAAAACTGATCCTGAGACGGGGAAAACCACAATACCTGCCACTTTTCAAGTGCgtaccaaattattttatttatctaatTTGTAGTTAATCATTTTTAGATCATTAATATGTTAGGGTGGAAGCCCCATCCCAAACAACCTAAACCACTAGAGAGGGGAAGTGGGGAAGTATCATTAAAGGATTTGTACAAATTGGATGAAATCATTAAAGAAGTAAAGAAGATCAAAAACGACGATGATCAGAAGAATTAGTTTAAAGTCATTAGATAAAATCTAGTTTGGTTTGTATATTTTGACATGAAGTTTCTATATTTTATTGAAGTGTTGAAACGAAAACGTGTCTTTTTACACCTAGTCGTCGTGCATTTGGATAACATTTAAAACATAGCAAACAACAAACTACAACAGATAGAGAATTACATTCCCATAAGTatgatgcaaaaattttatcgtaaactatattaaaaaaaaatcaaactttcaCCAATTTGCACGCTGCGAATTaaatcctacaaaaaaatccgtgagacttaatttttttgttgtatttctTGTAGAAATTTGTCGTCAGTTTTCCTTAGCCTGTTAAGAGTgaaaagctcaacatttctgcgtTTTTTGTAGTTATGAGTGAATTGGTTggatttaaagtaatttcaaaCCATGGCCTCCTTGATGTATGGAGCTTTAACAACCTCCATACATCAAGGAGACCATGACATGCAGAGATGACACGGTAAAGTTAAAAGATTTCTGTAAAATTGCAGTTTCAATATTAATATTAGTATGCGTTAGATGGTGACATCTAGGTTCCAGGTACTAAAGTATAATTTTACAGAATTCTATAAAGAAATGTGCATCATTTATGtatactttttaaaatagcgGATTACAGTAAcctgtaaattttttagtattacatagtttaataaataattccaaaaccaaaatttgtaTCAGGATCACGAAAACGCAAGAaaatctttacattttttcacttCTTTGAATGCTTGTAATGCTAATACacattttggtttaaaattattgcagaattattttatttaaacttctGTATAGTTGGTTGCCTATATAACTTGTCAaagattgcaaaattttagaaattaaattCGTAGTGAATCACTGGAACCCCAAAAGGTCTAAAGTCAATGTTTCTgtgattttaataaacattttggttttaaatttttgtttgtttaaggTTTTATGGGCTTGGTTTTAGGTTGTGAGTTCTCAAGggcaatttttacattatctAGGAGACTCCAGGGCCATTATTTACTTGGGAATTGTATCCTGATTTTGGTCATCATTGAAGAGTTTGCTCTTATCGCATTTTATGGTACTGAAAGAATAAAATCCGACTTTGAATTTATGTTGGGGCCCAATTTGCCGAtcatttggttgattttttggTGGTTGACGACCCAAAATGGTTAATGTACTGGATGGGATTTATACAGTCACTAAAATGGATGGTTACACCACGGTAGATgtgagtttaaaatttttgggcctggtgtatattttaatttatgttttgtgCAGAAATTTAAAGCTTTGTTTAAACGGGCGCACCCAATTTTGCAGTTCACTTGGATGCAGTGGAAGAGTAAAGCAAAACAAAACGAGAGGGCACTGGAGAATACAGGGGAACGCGAAAAAAGCAAATCAGAATCGAACGAGTAATGGATACTGAGTATGTGGACCCCTACtactatttgaaaatgaaCAAAATAAGATTAAGCCTCCAAGACTGGTTATAAGTTGTCGAGGACGCAATTCATAATTGTTTCAGTTCGGAAGAGGTGCTTTTAGGAATGGGCCATATATTATTCCAGACACTAATATAACGCATGTTTGCCACAGGAGGTTTATTGAAAGCGAAGATACCACAGAACTGTAATTTttccgaaattatttttgtatatacCGACTTATATACCAAGATATTACATacttattgttatttattttgttacagttttttaataaagtgttaaaattgtgtttttttttattttccttcatTAATAACTTTTACTCAATTATCTAAATAATTATCAAGTTAGGCAACCTAAACTTTTGCTTGTACAACTGGTTGCAtaatgtttgcattttttaaattttggggTACAACTATCAGGGGTATCCAAATAAGTAACACAAATGTAAAGATTTCTTTGTCTTTCTCTCATGGCCTCCTTGATGTATGGAGACAACGTCGTTGTTCAGGCCTGGCGCATCGATAAGCTTCAGCGGTTTTTTCGAGACCGTAGATGGCGCCCTATTTAGCGCACTGACGTTTATCTGACAAATAGCATTTGTGAGGTTAAAtccgacaaaaaaattgaatttaacaaGTACAATTAGCAGAAGAGAAGGTGAAAAAGAGCTTACAATGTAATTGTAAACAAATACaacaataaatacaaaaactcaaaaaaattaataaagtagtAGATTTTTTTCGGGAGTTTGGTGATTCACGAGCGGTGCGTGAGAGTGAGCAGAGGTCTAGACAGGGACTATAATTAACTATAATCTATGGCAGGGACTTTGGAACGGACGGTCCAGAGATACTCCAGCAGAGAGTAACGCAGCAGAGGAACGCTGGATCGAgcttttttaaaccatttcatttgaaaaaaacgacattctttgtacattttactaaaattaaattaacaatagcaggttttgaaaatacgtgtgtgcaaaatagtttcatttGCCTAAACAATGTATTGCAAATATCTGCTGATTAAAAGGTTGCAAATACCTTTCAGAAAACTTAAGCCATGTCTTAAAAATCACAGATTTGTAACGCATTCTACCTAAACCATTGGTAAAACCATATAGTATGCCTAATAAATGAAAGGTACTTTGAAACATCgttttctttaatatttataaacgatgaCGAACCACCAATTCAccctaaaataatttgtatatcttctgaagctgaaaataaaaaatcctaatGATCGTAAAATGATTTCCTGCAAGAGTTACACTATCCAAACGTTCGTTCAGGGCACAACTTTAGAATTATCCTCACATTTCCTACGTATTTCACGAATGCACATTTAcatctttcaaatttattagtctttaacctcaaaattggtatttgtcaaataaacgTCTGTCCGCTAAATGCAGCGCCAGTGGAGAATCAGCCGAACTTAGCGATGCGCCAGGCCTGAACAACGAAGTTGTCTCAATACATCTAGGAggccatgatttttaaaattttgcaaaattttgtttactcAAACTTAAATTacctaaactttttttaaatttaaaaatttttataaaaatttaagaaaatctgTGATTCACAAAATGCGAAATATCTTCGTTCCTGTAGGAGATAGAGGGGTGGTTCTGCCCTTTTGAAAACCCTACCGCCCCGTAGTATTTTTTCCGCGCTATCGAATGGAATAGGTCTCGTTCCTGTATCTCAATCAGGAACCGAAATAGCattgcacatttttaaatcataaatCGAGGTATATCACGTAATAGTGCCTCCAAAGTTGTGTGTGCATGCAAAATTTGAAGTCGCTACGATAACAGGAAGTGTCTCAAATCTTATGTtcaatttatgaaattttaaaagttattttcagGCAACCAATCATACACAACTGAATATTGTAAATTGCCTGTCTAAATCAAGATTGACCTTCGACCATATATCATGATATATGGTCGAAGAGATTGACGCAAATCTTGCAATGTCAATTTTTACAGGTTACTATAGTTTTATACTTTAAAGTTAAACTCAGAGATGGAGACACAAATATTACAGGTTACTGTAATTGCATATTTTACACTAAATGtcatgaaattaaaattttatgttttttgaattctaaaaaaatttgactgCAGTTTTTTCGCCGTTTTAAAAGCTAATTTCAAGTTTGGTCGCAAAGGTGTGCGTGTCGTTATGGCATATTAGTTGCAACGAATGACACTACAAGATTTGCGTCAATCTTGATTTTAGTTTAGCGATAGGCAATTTACAATACTCAATTGTGTATGATTGGTTGCCTGAGAATAacttttacaaatttcaaaaattgaacataagATTTGAGACACTTCCACTTATTGTAGCGACGTCAAATTTAGCATGCACACGTAACTTTTGAAGCACTATTACGTGATATACTTCGATTTAcgattaaaaaatgtgcaattcTATTTCGGTTCCTGATTGAGATACGGAAACGGGACCTATTCCATTCGATAGCGCAGAAAAAATACTACGGGGCGGTAGGGTTTTCAAAAGGGCAGAACCACCCCTCTATCTCTTACAGGGACGAAGATATTTCGCATTTTGTGAATCAcagattttcttaaatttttataaaaattttcaaaattaaaaaaagtgtaggtTTTTTAAGTATgagtaaacaaaattttgcaaaattttaaaacggcCTTCATATCAGGATCacagaaagacaaaaaagtctttacattttttttacctatttGGATACCCTGATACTTGTAccccaaatttaaaaatgcgaACATTGTATGCAACCAATTATACAAGTAAAAGTTTGAGTTACCTAACTtggtaattattttgataattggGTGAATTATTAatgaaggaaaataaaaaaaacacacaattttaacactttattaaaaaaaatatcttgcAACTAGGttcatacaaaaataattttggaaaaactacATTTCTGTGGTATCTTTGCTTTCACTAAACCTCCTATGAAAAACATGCGGTATATTAGTTTCTGGAAAAACATATGGCCCATTCCTAAAAGCACCTCTTCCGAATTGAAACAATTATGAATTTCGTTCTGGACAATAAATGAAAACTCCTCTTAAACCCGTTATTACTGTACGTATTTCGTATATTTGCGGTTATAACCAGTCTTGGAGGCTTAAACCCATTTTGttcattttcaaatagtaGGGGTCCACTCTGTACTCAATTACTCGTTCGATTTTGAGTTGCTTTTTCGCGTTCCCCTGTGTCCCCCAGTGCTCTCTCGTCTTGATTTGCTTTACTCTTCCAGTGCATCCAAATGAACCGCAAAATTGGGTGCGCCCGTTTAAACAGAGCTTTAAGTTTCTGCACAAAACATAAATTCAATTATACAGCAggcccaaaaattttaaactcacATCTACCATGGTGTAACCATCCATTTTAGTGACTGTATAAATCCCACCCATTAGTACCATCCAGTACATTAACCATTTTGGTACTATAAAATGCGATAAGAGCAAACTCTTCAATTATGACCAAAATCAGGATTTACCTCGTGAAGGTCCTCTCAACCTAAAACCAAGCCCATAAAacccaaaacaaacaaaaaatttaaaccaacatGTTTAGTAAAATCACAGGAACATTAACTTTAGACCTTTTAGGGTTCCAAGATAGAATATGAGAATTAATCACccattttgcaacaaattgcTGCTGTTGTCCTCCGGCACCTTGGATAGCCAACTGGCAATCCAAACTACATTATCCAGGGTTCTTGACGGCCTGTATCTATTGATGGGATGTGGAAACCAAATATGGGCCTTTTATTGTTGGTACACCCTTGTACCGAACAAACAACAGTGTTAAAGTCCCATGCCGACGTTCAATTTTCTACAGAGTCAAGTTTTGTTATACGTTAATTTACTTCTATTGGTTTACCTCTCACGAATTCAAAGAGTACTTTATTAGTTGTAACAactaaaaccaaagtaaatgCACTGCTGTATGCATTTTGTTGAATAAcaaggtaaaaaaaaaacacaaacaaaaccTTTAAGAATGGCGTTCGACCGTTTGATAGATAGTTTTGTTTGACATTTGTGCTGTCGGTATTACAGACTTTGACAACATAGCCCACAGCCAAAGCCTGTCTAGGTAACACAGTAACACAACAGTGCAATTTGTGCTGCCTATTAATTTCTACCGATGCGCTTCCTTGCGGTGGCTGAGAGCTTTAATCGACGAATAACGTCGCTTTGCTTTCATTGCCTATTGATTCTATTGATTCAATacgtaaaattttgcaatttttgacaAGTTATATAGGCAacaaactataaaaaagttcatataaaataattctgcaataattttaaaccaaaatgtGTATTAGCATTATAGAAAttcaaaaaggtaaaaaatgtaaaggtTTTCTTGCGTTTTTGTAATCCTAATtctaattttcaaattgtgGTTTCAAATTATTccagaattatttattaaactagttcaaaaatttacaGGTTACTGTAATCCGCTGTTTTAAAAACATATGCATAAATGGTTCACATTCCTttataaaagtctttaaaattGTACTTAAGCACCTGAAACCTAGATGTTACTATCTAACGCATATTGAATGCATACTGGCATCCAAACTGCAACTTTACAGAACCCTTTAAACTTTAGTCTCATCGCTGCATATCATGGTCTCCTTGATTAAAACGATTCGGCGCCGAGACTGTACACaacgctcgaagcgccctcattttttaaaaaaaattgaaaaaatagtacggcagaggacgtactattttttgggttcagaaaatcctaCGATTTCGTCTCTTAAGTTATAGTCTTCCGTAGTTTCGGTAGAAAACCAAATGTACAAATAATTAAGCGCTAGCTGGAATTCAGCTACAAACAGTGTTCGTTTGACAGAAGCTGTCAATGTCATtactgtcaaaaaattaaacaaacaaaagtcACAGCTCCCAACATCAATAAAAATactcaattttattaaaattttaataagttctCATTTATCTGACGTTGTAATGCA
Proteins encoded:
- the LOC660463 gene encoding alpha-ketoglutarate-dependent dioxygenase alkB homolog 6, with protein sequence MDLSSFQVLQAPPTVYYIPNFVTPEEEAHILKNVYSVPKPKWTCLSKRRLQDYGGVPHEKGMIPEAIPNWLTKYMEKVAQLNVFEGNKPNQVLINEYLPGQGIMPHTDGPLFYPTIATISCGSHTVLEFLENNESRAKVCQLLLERCSLVVIKDDMYAKYLHSIREIETDVIDEGCANLLNCEKQYAIGDKVKRDTRVSLTIRNVTKVLKIKLFK
- the LOC660400 gene encoding arginine-hydroxylase NDUFAF5, mitochondrial, which encodes MSLVNIVFRSRKSSLTKLRILKNLKKARHFSVGALIHQKNDEHIMHVFDRNTKSLQRERAASAQDANLYDYLKDEIGYRLADRVFDIKRKFKLAADIGCSRGYVSKHISPKCIEELILCDMNRFNLDSVQVQEGIKVRKQVLDEEHIEFEPNSLDLVISSLSLHWVNDLPNAFKQILKSLKEDGVLLAAVFGGDTLYELRSSLQLAELERRGGISPHISPFTEVRDIGNLLTRAGFTMLTIDTDEIVVNYPTLFELMWDLKGMAESNAAINRSLHLHRETQFAAAAIYQQLYGKTDPETGKTTIPATFQIINMLGWKPHPKQPKPLERGSGEVSLKDLYKLDEIIKEVKKIKNDDDQKN